Proteins from one Paenibacillus amylolyticus genomic window:
- a CDS encoding cupin domain-containing protein, protein MHYQAIQLNEEFSKINDLWSPKLIGEMNNHQFKIVKIAGDFEWHVHEETDKLFFVLEGEMIIDFRDGQVKINKGEMYIVPKGVEIKPSAEKECHIMLMEPRSEA, encoded by the coding sequence ATGCACTATCAAGCTATTCAATTAAATGAGGAATTTTCGAAAATAAACGATCTGTGGTCTCCGAAACTCATTGGAGAAATGAATAACCATCAATTTAAGATCGTAAAGATTGCTGGAGATTTTGAGTGGCATGTTCATGAGGAAACCGATAAGCTGTTTTTTGTGCTTGAAGGGGAAATGATAATTGATTTTCGTGATGGGCAAGTGAAGATTAATAAGGGCGAAATGTATATTGTCCCCAAGGGAGTCGAGATCAAGCCTTCCGCCGAAAAGGAATGTCATATCATGTTGATGGAGCCAAGAAGCGAAGCTTAA
- a CDS encoding choline esterase, with the protein MKTYDAFPEPVGGYIVGRTQMDIEYTASDHSKRELTAFVYYPSDSSEGKTRSTYMFPEVYELLSEQPLVTAYLKEKGFFSIDIQTQCYNGLALSGKEGRYPVLFYVCGGGGSPEWGSVICTDLASMGYVVVSIGHPNSTMYKRVDGRLCNVSKDFSDVIKAFGEDPGMVALAGKMEMRPDDETAIEICKNVLKLPILSKLTEYSELQVEDVRYVADYLYKLDSGELNSIFKGRLSLGNGMGIVGHSYGGPTTAMVCRDDDRFVCGIGLDSGAFGLLDSDLKKPFMLLYCEPNYNMNAIIGANNSMETYYFSVDRVAHLDYCDIVFTNMNEELRGERDAMEMRNLVTDYARNFFDHYILHKAASVESLAYDGVDLIKKTSKTIN; encoded by the coding sequence ATGAAAACGTATGACGCATTTCCAGAACCTGTTGGCGGTTATATTGTCGGTCGAACTCAGATGGATATTGAATACACGGCATCCGATCACTCCAAAAGAGAACTGACGGCGTTTGTGTACTATCCATCCGACAGTAGTGAAGGAAAGACTAGATCCACGTACATGTTTCCTGAAGTTTATGAGCTGTTAAGTGAGCAGCCACTTGTTACTGCGTATCTTAAGGAGAAGGGCTTTTTCTCTATAGATATCCAGACTCAATGTTACAATGGCCTTGCTCTCTCCGGGAAGGAAGGGCGCTATCCCGTGTTATTCTACGTTTGCGGGGGTGGCGGTTCTCCAGAATGGGGATCAGTGATCTGTACAGACTTGGCAAGCATGGGATATGTAGTGGTGAGCATTGGCCATCCCAATAGCACGATGTATAAGCGTGTTGATGGACGTCTGTGTAATGTATCAAAGGATTTTTCGGATGTCATTAAGGCGTTTGGTGAAGATCCGGGGATGGTGGCGTTGGCTGGCAAGATGGAGATGCGGCCTGACGATGAAACTGCTATTGAGATTTGTAAGAACGTGCTTAAACTACCTATACTTTCCAAGTTAACAGAGTATAGTGAGTTACAGGTTGAGGATGTAAGGTATGTAGCTGATTATCTGTACAAACTGGATTCTGGAGAGCTCAATTCCATCTTTAAGGGCAGATTGTCGCTTGGCAACGGCATGGGTATCGTCGGACATTCTTATGGCGGACCTACGACGGCGATGGTTTGCCGGGACGATGACCGGTTTGTCTGCGGGATTGGCTTGGATAGCGGTGCGTTTGGCCTTCTGGACAGCGACCTAAAGAAACCCTTCATGCTGCTGTATTGTGAACCTAACTACAATATGAATGCGATCATTGGCGCTAACAATAGCATGGAAACCTATTATTTCTCGGTGGATCGAGTGGCACATTTAGATTACTGCGACATCGTGTTTACCAATATGAATGAGGAACTCCGAGGGGAGCGGGATGCCATGGAGATGCGAAATCTTGTTACAGACTATGCGAGGAATTTTTTTGATCATTACATACTGCACAAGGCTGCAAGTGTGGAAAGTCTGGCATACGATGGCGTGGACTTGATCAAAAAGACCAGCAAGACTATCAACTAA
- a CDS encoding TetR/AcrR family transcriptional regulator, which translates to MPKNTFFRLNEARREEISTSAMHLFVEHLYEDITMKMVLDRLSMHPGTFYRYFEDKDDLYCLLIREVTQKRARYFKEINEDSLFKFFLTGLFGNVNGMGTEEPLNELEIKLTKTLLYIPEDILLKIYLNVLKGESSPLIKDMLRRMRVDGYLRPDIDDDLISFMFEFMQFNLVMFYREFDIKDSDLQQKISKYFTGFMGHGLLEDHKYSEVVSDLKRAKE; encoded by the coding sequence ATGCCCAAAAATACGTTTTTTCGTTTAAATGAAGCAAGACGAGAGGAAATATCCACTAGCGCTATGCATCTTTTTGTGGAACATCTTTACGAGGATATAACGATGAAGATGGTTTTGGATCGTTTGTCTATGCACCCCGGAACATTTTATCGGTATTTTGAAGACAAGGATGACCTGTATTGCCTCTTAATACGTGAGGTGACTCAGAAGAGAGCTAGGTATTTTAAAGAAATTAATGAAGATTCCCTTTTCAAGTTTTTCCTAACAGGCTTATTTGGTAACGTGAATGGCATGGGGACCGAGGAGCCGCTGAATGAGTTGGAGATCAAACTCACCAAAACACTTTTATATATTCCTGAGGACATTTTGCTCAAAATATATCTGAATGTGCTAAAGGGCGAGTCATCGCCCTTAATCAAGGACATGTTACGCCGAATGAGGGTTGATGGGTATCTCCGACCTGATATTGATGATGACCTGATTTCTTTTATGTTTGAGTTCATGCAGTTTAATTTAGTTATGTTTTATAGGGAATTCGATATTAAGGACTCTGATCTGCAACAGAAGATTAGCAAGTACTTTACTGGCTTTATGGGCCATGGGTTGCTTGAAGATCATAAATATTCTGAAGTGGTTAGCGATCTCAAGAGAGCCAAGGAGTAG
- a CDS encoding ABC transporter substrate-binding protein, whose translation MSTRFKKGMLFCFIAALVLVLAACSNSNGGSDEASNSSQEATKEAAADEKTSGADASGAAQTTYPVTVSNYTTENGTWVKKDQTFDKAPERVVANTQGAAELMIRLGLTDKLVGVAALFGSVPDDIADDFKKIPVLAEGYVGKELTIGASPDLVVGRGGLFEDADWGVGTVSSLNDMGIKTYVQSTSVPDASLDSLYQDITELGEIFNVQANAAEYIETLKARADALSARASAETINYASFSDNGDGTIGIYNGNGDTFIESAMSLINMHNMLINETGTLSLEKLIEMNPDALIISRYAGGIDPEQTIEKLLSNKQVQNINAVKNKKIYIIDFNNFWGYGDSIFTGVEGLADDLGL comes from the coding sequence ATGTCTACACGTTTTAAAAAAGGAATGTTATTCTGTTTTATTGCTGCACTTGTTCTTGTACTTGCGGCCTGCTCCAATAGTAACGGTGGAAGCGATGAGGCAAGCAATAGCTCACAGGAAGCAACGAAGGAGGCTGCAGCAGATGAGAAGACATCGGGTGCAGACGCTTCAGGTGCAGCTCAAACCACGTATCCCGTAACCGTTTCAAACTATACAACCGAGAACGGCACATGGGTGAAGAAGGATCAAACATTTGACAAGGCACCTGAACGAGTAGTTGCCAATACCCAAGGTGCAGCCGAGCTGATGATTCGTCTTGGTTTGACAGACAAGCTTGTAGGTGTTGCAGCGCTGTTCGGCAGTGTACCGGATGATATTGCTGATGATTTCAAAAAAATTCCTGTGTTGGCTGAAGGCTATGTAGGTAAGGAATTGACTATTGGCGCTTCGCCTGACCTGGTTGTGGGACGTGGTGGATTGTTTGAGGATGCGGATTGGGGCGTCGGTACAGTAAGCAGCTTGAATGATATGGGAATTAAAACGTATGTACAAAGCACTAGTGTTCCTGATGCATCGTTAGATAGCCTGTATCAGGACATTACTGAATTAGGTGAGATTTTCAATGTACAAGCGAATGCAGCGGAATATATTGAGACGCTTAAAGCACGCGCGGATGCCTTGTCGGCCCGAGCGAGCGCTGAAACGATCAACTATGCATCTTTTTCGGATAATGGTGATGGAACCATCGGAATTTACAACGGAAACGGAGATACATTTATTGAAAGTGCAATGTCATTAATCAATATGCATAATATGCTCATTAATGAAACCGGAACTCTCAGTCTGGAGAAGCTAATTGAGATGAATCCGGATGCCCTGATTATTTCAAGGTATGCTGGTGGTATTGATCCTGAACAGACGATTGAAAAGCTGCTATCCAACAAACAGGTACAAAACATTAACGCAGTTAAAAACAAGAAAATCTACATTATTGATTTCAACAACTTCTGGGGATACGGAGATTCCATCTTTACAGGTGTTGAAGGGCTGGCTGATGATCTGGGTTTGTAA